In Xanthocytophaga agilis, the following are encoded in one genomic region:
- a CDS encoding S8 family serine peptidase — MNNYRMRLSGLACGLFLLMSSWASAQQKYWITFKDKPVYSANTWISPQAEQNRMQQGLAVYQDTDAPVNPAYIRQLKDLGIETQVTSKWLNATSAYLDEKQLQAVKKLPFVQEINGIDSRLRICSVTDGQLTPEIYSVVLNQIGAKAFIEEGLTGKGIKVGIIDVGFYGVATSASLQLIRDENRIKDTRDFVNPSHTEDFFSMETHSDYHGAEVLQLVGGYNTNQRMEFGMATGATFYLARTDHGVRETRTEEDNWIAAIERMDSLGVRLINTSLGYAMGFSNAKENYKPSEMDGKTSKISKAAQIAADQKGMLIVVSAGNEGDDPNWRIISTPADAQGVLSIGATKAKSRDRISYSSIGPDFLPYLKPNVSCFSPNGTSFSAPVITGLAACLMEKNPKLTNKQLMRIIEKSAHLYPYGNTYIGYGVPDARKALQLVKDSTAKVNTIQEIHTSNKSYEVQTSDPDAERAVIFHKKTAQVVSKQEVLALVNSRLTLHRQSDEKRTTVDLGDEVIEIFWEDK; from the coding sequence ATGAACAACTATCGGATGCGATTATCGGGCCTGGCCTGTGGGTTATTTCTCCTGATGTCATCATGGGCATCAGCTCAGCAAAAGTACTGGATCACATTTAAAGACAAACCCGTTTATTCTGCCAATACATGGATTTCGCCTCAGGCTGAGCAAAACAGAATGCAGCAGGGACTGGCAGTTTATCAGGATACAGATGCTCCTGTTAACCCGGCCTATATCCGGCAGCTAAAAGATCTGGGCATTGAAACACAGGTTACATCCAAATGGCTCAATGCAACATCAGCGTATCTTGATGAAAAACAACTACAGGCAGTAAAAAAACTTCCTTTTGTACAGGAGATCAATGGTATAGATAGTCGTCTCCGAATTTGCAGTGTCACAGACGGGCAGCTTACGCCTGAGATTTATAGTGTAGTATTAAATCAGATCGGAGCTAAAGCCTTTATAGAAGAAGGTTTAACAGGGAAAGGAATAAAAGTAGGCATTATTGATGTGGGTTTTTATGGCGTTGCAACAAGCGCCTCTTTGCAACTGATTCGGGACGAGAACCGCATCAAAGACACCAGAGACTTTGTAAATCCCAGTCATACAGAAGATTTCTTCAGCATGGAAACCCATTCGGACTACCATGGTGCTGAAGTACTACAACTGGTAGGTGGATACAATACCAATCAAAGAATGGAATTTGGTATGGCTACAGGAGCTACTTTTTATCTTGCCCGCACAGATCATGGAGTAAGAGAAACACGTACAGAAGAGGATAACTGGATTGCAGCCATCGAACGAATGGATAGTCTGGGAGTACGTCTGATTAACACATCATTGGGATATGCAATGGGGTTCTCTAATGCAAAAGAAAACTACAAACCCTCTGAAATGGATGGAAAAACAAGTAAGATCAGCAAGGCAGCTCAAATTGCAGCAGACCAGAAAGGCATGTTGATTGTGGTTTCGGCAGGCAACGAAGGCGATGACCCAAACTGGCGGATTATTTCTACTCCAGCAGATGCACAAGGTGTATTATCTATAGGCGCTACAAAAGCCAAATCCCGTGACCGGATTAGTTATAGTAGTATTGGTCCTGACTTCCTACCCTATCTGAAACCCAATGTATCCTGCTTCTCTCCTAATGGTACTTCTTTCTCCGCACCCGTTATTACTGGTCTGGCAGCCTGCCTGATGGAAAAGAATCCAAAGCTGACCAATAAACAACTCATGCGGATCATCGAAAAATCAGCTCACTTGTATCCATACGGTAATACCTATATCGGATATGGCGTACCTGATGCCCGAAAGGCACTTCAGCTTGTAAAAGATTCTACAGCCAAAGTAAATACCATCCAGGAAATACACACGTCAAATAAATCATACGAAGTGCAGACTTCAGACCCGGATGCCGAACGAGCTGTTATATTCCATAAAAAGACAGCCCAGGTGGTATCGAAACAAGAAGTACTTGCGTTGGTTAACAGTCGCTTAACACTACATCGTCAATCAGATGAAAAACGCACAACTGTTGATCTAGGCGATGAGGTGATAGAAATTTTCTGGGAGGATAAATAA
- a CDS encoding penicillin-binding protein 1A, whose translation MTVFESIWLIIKELYAEALQWLRKPKNRVEKSWMIFIALLLFFRLYLWSVEYNFLNLYGDIPTIDKIQNPKIDKPSELYTSDGVLIGRYYRENRNPVTYKEIPKVMVDALVATEDIRFYDHAGIDLKSLFAAVWDAITDNPRGASTITQQLAKNLYKTRRQKSQGLLSKVPGVKMLVTKTKEWMTAINIERTYTKEEIITLYLNTVDFGSNAYGIKTAAQTFFNTTTEHLTTEQAALLVGLLKAPTTYSPVLNPKNSLRRRNTVFSQMQRYGYLTAQQVKDLSQKPIELDYKVEQHTDGPNNYFRSYINSYLENWCTDNDLDLYTDGLKVYCTIDSRMQKYGEDAVKGQVKIMQNLFDNHWSGRKPWTSNAGVEAPNFIENNAKRTALYKYLVKKYKNTPDSVWIVMNTPKKMKVFSWQGEKEMTMSPMDSIRYYKRFLHAGMMTMDPFTGYIKAWVGGIDFEHFQYDHVKQSKRQPGSTFKPFVYLTAIDKGWAPCDKIQDIRKTFNYIEDGEPKSWTPSNATGTFTGRDMTLRHALGRSINSVTAQLTEKVTPDAVAEYAHRVGIKSYVKPVPSIGLGSGEVTIMEMTAAYSTFVNEGIYTEPLLIMRIEDSKGNIIHQFTPERKRVLSQETAWLMIHMLKGGIEEPGGTVQNLWSFDLFRGNELAGKTGTSQDQADGWFMGLSKDLVTGVWMGGDDPVIHWRSLSMGEGSKTALPVYGRYMEKVYSDKSLGITMGYFPKPKVPITKDYHCVTILPKRPTVSLDSLRIDGGDEGGEDEIQSLDSL comes from the coding sequence GTGACTGTTTTCGAAAGTATTTGGTTGATAATTAAAGAATTATACGCAGAAGCTTTGCAGTGGCTGCGAAAGCCCAAGAACCGGGTTGAGAAATCGTGGATGATATTTATTGCGCTGCTTCTATTCTTCCGATTGTATCTCTGGAGTGTGGAGTACAATTTCTTGAATCTTTATGGAGACATTCCAACGATTGACAAGATTCAGAACCCCAAGATTGACAAGCCCTCCGAACTATATACTTCAGATGGAGTTCTGATTGGAAGGTACTATCGTGAAAACCGAAATCCTGTAACCTACAAGGAAATTCCCAAGGTAATGGTGGACGCACTGGTTGCAACAGAGGATATTCGATTTTATGATCATGCCGGAATAGATCTGAAATCTCTCTTTGCAGCAGTATGGGATGCTATTACAGATAATCCTCGCGGAGCCAGTACCATCACCCAACAGTTGGCTAAGAACTTGTACAAAACCCGTCGCCAGAAATCCCAGGGTTTGCTAAGCAAAGTACCAGGAGTAAAAATGCTGGTGACCAAAACCAAAGAGTGGATGACCGCCATTAATATTGAGCGGACATATACGAAGGAAGAGATTATAACACTCTATCTGAATACAGTTGATTTTGGTAGTAATGCCTATGGTATCAAAACAGCCGCTCAGACATTCTTCAATACAACTACTGAACATCTTACTACTGAACAGGCTGCTCTATTAGTGGGATTATTGAAGGCTCCTACTACATATAGTCCGGTACTAAATCCGAAAAATTCCCTGCGTCGGCGTAATACTGTATTCTCTCAAATGCAGCGGTATGGTTATCTCACGGCTCAACAGGTAAAGGATCTCTCACAAAAACCTATTGAGCTGGATTACAAAGTAGAACAACATACAGATGGACCAAATAATTATTTCCGATCCTATATAAACTCTTATCTTGAAAACTGGTGTACAGACAATGATCTGGATTTGTATACAGATGGATTAAAGGTCTATTGTACGATTGATTCCAGGATGCAGAAATATGGAGAAGATGCAGTCAAAGGGCAGGTTAAAATTATGCAGAACCTTTTTGACAACCACTGGAGCGGACGTAAGCCCTGGACTAGTAATGCAGGAGTGGAAGCACCTAACTTTATTGAGAACAATGCAAAACGCACTGCTTTATACAAATACCTGGTAAAGAAATATAAGAATACGCCAGACTCTGTGTGGATTGTGATGAATACTCCCAAAAAGATGAAGGTGTTCTCCTGGCAGGGTGAAAAAGAGATGACTATGAGTCCAATGGATTCCATCCGTTATTATAAGCGTTTTCTGCATGCAGGTATGATGACAATGGATCCTTTTACGGGGTATATCAAAGCATGGGTGGGTGGAATCGACTTTGAACATTTTCAGTATGATCACGTCAAACAAAGTAAACGTCAGCCGGGATCTACCTTTAAACCTTTTGTGTATTTGACTGCTATTGATAAAGGATGGGCTCCGTGTGATAAGATTCAGGACATTCGTAAGACATTTAATTATATCGAAGATGGTGAACCTAAATCCTGGACACCAAGCAATGCAACAGGCACTTTTACAGGTCGGGATATGACCCTGCGTCATGCATTAGGTCGGTCTATCAACTCAGTTACAGCTCAATTGACTGAAAAAGTAACTCCGGATGCAGTAGCCGAATATGCACATCGTGTAGGGATTAAAAGTTATGTCAAGCCAGTGCCTTCTATTGGTTTGGGATCAGGAGAAGTAACTATCATGGAAATGACTGCTGCTTATAGCACGTTTGTGAATGAAGGTATTTATACAGAGCCTTTGTTGATTATGCGGATTGAAGACTCGAAAGGAAATATTATTCATCAGTTTACTCCTGAACGTAAACGAGTTCTTAGTCAGGAAACAGCTTGGTTAATGATACATATGCTGAAAGGAGGGATCGAAGAACCCGGAGGAACAGTACAGAACCTTTGGTCATTTGACTTATTCAGAGGTAATGAACTGGCAGGCAAGACCGGAACTTCACAGGATCAGGCAGATGGATGGTTTATGGGACTTAGCAAGGACTTAGTAACAGGTGTATGGATGGGAGGGGATGACCCGGTTATTCACTGGCGTAGCCTCAGCATGGGAGAAGGTTCTAAAACTGCACTCCCTGTGTATGGAAGATATATGGAAAAAGTTTATTCTGATAAGTCGTTAGGCATTACAATGGGATATTTTCCAAAGCCCAAAGTACCTATTACAAAAGACTATCATTGTGTTACCATCTTGCCGAAGCGGCCAACCGTATCACTGGATTCTTTACGGATAGATGGAGGAGACGAAGGAGGTGAAGATGAAATTCAATCACTTGACAGTTTATAA
- the guaB gene encoding IMP dehydrogenase, producing MSLDPSKFLFEALTYDDVLLLPAYSEVLPRDTDTKSRLTRNILLNIPIVSAAMDTVTESAMAIAMAQEGGLGFIHKNMSIEAQADAVRRVKRSESGMILDPITLDEHATLGDAHRIMRDFKIGGIPVINSSGKLVGILTNRDLRFQKDMQKPVIEVMTKENIITAPVGVDLAKAEDILQEYKIEKLPIVDNNGTLKGLITYKDILKRKSHPNACKDEYGRLRVGAAVGVTHDLLDRIEALAKAGVDVVSIDTAHGHSKGVIDALKSVKNRFSLDVIVGNVATGAGAKALVDAGADAVKVGVGPGSICTTRIIAGIGMPQLSAVYESAKAILGSGVPVIADGGIRFSGDLVKAIAGGASSIMVGSMLAGTEEAPGEVVLYEGRKFKTYRGMGSLEAMEDGSKDRYFQDAEDDIKKLVPEGIVGRVPYKGTASEVIYQMVGGLRAGMGYCGAKDIEALQQAKFVKITAAGVRESHPHDIQIVREAPNYNSR from the coding sequence ATGTCTTTAGATCCCTCTAAATTTTTGTTCGAAGCACTTACTTATGATGATGTGCTTCTTCTGCCTGCTTATTCCGAAGTTCTTCCACGCGACACTGATACAAAAAGCCGTCTCACGCGAAACATTCTTCTGAATATACCCATTGTGTCTGCTGCAATGGATACAGTTACCGAATCCGCTATGGCAATCGCGATGGCACAGGAAGGTGGACTGGGATTCATTCATAAAAATATGAGCATTGAAGCACAAGCTGATGCTGTACGTCGTGTAAAACGTTCTGAAAGTGGAATGATCCTAGATCCTATCACACTCGACGAACATGCTACCCTTGGCGATGCACACCGTATCATGCGGGATTTCAAAATTGGTGGTATTCCTGTAATCAATTCTTCCGGAAAGCTCGTAGGTATCTTAACCAACCGTGACCTGCGTTTTCAAAAAGATATGCAGAAGCCTGTCATTGAAGTAATGACAAAAGAAAACATCATTACCGCTCCGGTAGGTGTTGATCTGGCTAAAGCAGAAGATATACTTCAGGAATATAAGATTGAGAAATTACCGATTGTAGATAACAATGGTACACTCAAAGGTTTGATTACCTACAAAGATATCCTGAAACGCAAAAGCCATCCCAATGCTTGTAAAGATGAGTATGGCCGTCTGCGTGTAGGAGCCGCTGTTGGTGTGACACATGATCTGCTTGACCGTATTGAAGCACTGGCTAAAGCAGGTGTGGATGTAGTAAGTATTGATACGGCTCATGGTCACTCCAAAGGTGTAATCGATGCATTGAAAAGTGTGAAAAACCGATTCTCACTGGATGTGATTGTTGGAAACGTGGCGACAGGCGCTGGAGCAAAAGCGTTGGTTGATGCAGGAGCCGATGCAGTAAAGGTAGGTGTTGGACCGGGTAGTATCTGTACAACCCGTATCATTGCAGGTATTGGTATGCCTCAGCTATCTGCTGTATACGAATCTGCCAAAGCCATTCTGGGTTCAGGTGTTCCTGTTATTGCTGACGGAGGTATTCGTTTCTCCGGTGATCTGGTAAAAGCTATAGCAGGTGGAGCAAGCAGCATCATGGTAGGCTCTATGCTGGCTGGTACCGAAGAAGCTCCGGGAGAAGTAGTGTTGTATGAAGGACGTAAATTCAAAACCTATCGTGGTATGGGTTCTCTGGAAGCGATGGAAGATGGATCGAAAGATCGTTACTTCCAGGATGCAGAGGATGATATTAAAAAGCTGGTTCCTGAAGGAATCGTAGGCCGTGTACCTTATAAAGGAACTGCTTCTGAAGTTATCTATCAGATGGTAGGTGGCTTAAGAGCTGGTATGGGCTACTGTGGAGCGAAAGATATTGAAGCTTTACAACAAGCCAAATTTGTAAAAATTACGGCTGCAGGTGTACGCGAAAGCCATCCGCATGATATTCAGATTGTGCGTGAAGCACCTAATTACAATAGTCGTTAA
- a CDS encoding mechanosensitive ion channel family protein, whose product MNRSQSNVLGFLMNLQKYVDDAVSLAIRYIPQLVLAILVLLIGLWIANRLTALLGKAMELRGIDVSLRSFLKSLLNIGLKILLLFSVADMIGIHTTSFLAVLGAAGLAIGLALQGSLSNFAGGVLILILHPYRVGDLITAQGQTGRVKEIQIFNTILLTEDGKTVILPNGAVSNSTIINLTTSGAHTFTVTLDINANSDFEKVKDKLQSFMKADERITDSWVTISKLTPAVMTISVTGTTATDNSALIQSDLLLKMKQWINEEKIA is encoded by the coding sequence ATGAACAGATCTCAGAGTAATGTATTGGGATTCCTTATGAATCTTCAAAAATATGTAGATGATGCCGTCAGCCTGGCTATACGGTATATTCCCCAACTTGTATTAGCCATTCTTGTACTCTTGATTGGCTTGTGGATTGCTAACCGGCTAACTGCTTTATTAGGAAAGGCTATGGAGCTTCGGGGAATAGATGTTTCCCTGCGTTCTTTTTTGAAAAGCTTACTGAATATCGGATTGAAAATTCTTCTTTTGTTCAGTGTAGCAGATATGATTGGCATTCACACCACCTCTTTTCTTGCAGTTTTGGGTGCTGCAGGTTTGGCCATCGGTTTAGCCTTACAGGGTAGTTTATCTAACTTTGCAGGGGGAGTGCTGATATTGATTCTGCATCCGTATCGTGTAGGAGATCTGATTACTGCACAGGGGCAGACTGGACGTGTAAAGGAGATTCAGATATTCAATACTATTCTCCTTACCGAAGATGGAAAGACCGTTATCTTGCCCAATGGAGCTGTTTCAAACAGTACCATTATCAATCTTACTACTTCTGGTGCACATACCTTTACAGTTACATTGGATATAAATGCAAACAGTGATTTTGAAAAGGTTAAAGATAAGTTACAATCCTTCATGAAAGCAGATGAAAGAATTACAGATTCCTGGGTGACTATCTCAAAACTTACTCCAGCCGTGATGACAATTTCTGTTACGGGCACTACTGCTACAGACAACTCTGCTCTTATTCAAAGTGATTTATTGCTGAAAATGAAGCAATGGATCAATGAAGAAAAAATCGCCTGA
- a CDS encoding cob(I)yrinic acid a,c-diamide adenosyltransferase yields MKIYTKTGDKGYTSLLGGTRVLKSHDRIEAYGMVDELNSHIGLVRDQQVNAIHLDILKTIQDRLFTIGSSLAADPEKNKMSIPDLFDTDVTLLETEIDKMNAQLPELRSFILPGGDQGVSFCHIARTVCRRTERQVIRLSEREYVEDLIIIYLNRLSDYLFVLSRYMSHALDKEEIKWTPRK; encoded by the coding sequence ATGAAAATTTATACCAAAACCGGAGACAAAGGATATACCTCTTTGCTTGGTGGTACCCGTGTATTAAAGTCTCACGATCGTATTGAGGCCTATGGTATGGTAGATGAACTCAATAGTCACATAGGACTTGTTCGGGACCAGCAGGTCAATGCGATCCATCTTGATATACTTAAGACAATTCAGGACCGATTGTTTACCATTGGCTCTTCCTTAGCAGCAGATCCTGAAAAAAATAAAATGAGTATACCCGACTTATTCGATACAGATGTAACCTTGCTTGAAACAGAGATAGACAAAATGAATGCCCAACTACCCGAACTTCGGTCGTTTATACTTCCGGGAGGGGATCAGGGTGTGTCTTTCTGCCACATTGCCCGAACAGTTTGCCGCCGTACCGAACGCCAGGTGATTCGTTTAAGCGAACGGGAATATGTTGAAGATCTGATTATTATCTATCTGAATCGCCTTTCGGATTACTTATTTGTCTTGTCCAGGTACATGTCGCATGCATTGGACAAAGAGGAAATAAAATGGACACCCCGCAAATAG
- the gldD gene encoding gliding motility lipoprotein GldD: MALRYRNSILVLFISGLVLLASACGGEPDYVPKPKGYNRIDLPDHTYQSLEGKYPYQFEYSSHAIIRPDTFATAEPYWIFVYYPALKANLQLTYKSVDEDPKKFQELINDAYRLANKHNVKAEAIDEFIMKTKDGKTANLFTLQGEVPSQFQFYITDTTTHFFRGALYFKTATKNDSLAPVIDYIKKDAMHMLNTLKWK; the protein is encoded by the coding sequence ATGGCACTTCGTTACAGGAACAGCATTCTGGTATTATTTATTAGTGGATTGGTTCTACTAGCATCCGCATGTGGTGGCGAACCGGATTATGTTCCCAAACCTAAAGGATACAACCGGATAGATTTACCAGACCATACCTATCAATCATTGGAAGGAAAGTATCCGTATCAGTTTGAATATTCCTCACATGCTATTATTCGGCCTGATACATTTGCGACAGCTGAGCCATATTGGATTTTTGTATACTATCCAGCATTGAAAGCCAATCTTCAGCTTACCTATAAATCGGTTGATGAGGATCCTAAAAAATTTCAGGAGTTGATTAATGATGCCTATCGTCTTGCCAACAAACACAATGTAAAGGCAGAGGCTATTGATGAATTTATCATGAAAACCAAAGATGGCAAAACTGCCAATCTTTTTACCCTACAGGGAGAGGTACCCAGTCAGTTTCAGTTCTACATAACAGATACCACTACTCATTTTTTCAGAGGTGCATTGTATTTCAAAACGGCTACTAAAAATGATTCTCTGGCGCCCGTGATTGACTATATTAAGAAAGATGCCATGCATATGCTGAATACGCTTAAGTGGAAATAG
- a CDS encoding DUF1553 domain-containing protein → MRTKRWIEYIKYGTGFVGMLLLASCTESVPKEIEIAYNALPDKVDYNLHVKPLLSDRCFACHGPDKNKQKAGLRLDTPDGAFSELPENKGKHAIVPGNLSESEVVNRILSNDPKFMMPTPESHLSLNEEEKALIVKWIKQGAEYKTHWSLIPPAKTDLPDIKLKNWPVNEIDFFVARKLEEKKLIPAPEADKETLLRRVSLDLTGLPPTPSEIDAFLADTSIHAYEKVVNRLLASPHYGERMASDWLDLARYADTHGYQDDGMRNSFPYRDWVIRAFNRNLSFDRFVTWQLAGDLLPNPDQDKLIATSFNRNHPQSQEGGIIDEEYRTEYVADRANTFGKAFLGLTIECARCHDHKYDPISQKDYYSLFAFFNQNKESGIIPYNGEASPSILLPDKEVSAKLEAIRKQMVPLLEKANPNQPTYKTAFQAWQSQLPTISKLPDIHTKDLLVHVSFDTGTDSTYTNEVKTDLKAYSSGDKDKRPRQVNGKFGTARQLIGDCGIDLAGKIDLQPDPKKRYYTGLNFERNQPFSVSLWVNVLKKGIKGPIFNRNNGEFEGFRGYDVSLNADGTLTTIFSYVWPANCIEIRTQERVGVNQWTNILLTYDGSAKAEGISLYINGKQATTQVITDHLTKSILHGPHNSNWSYMPFEIGKNMRGTIADIQVDELLIYKRKLTQPEITKQATGTNALYQIFTTPIEKRTPKQQEALFDYYLWNIDESFASYQQKLSELRLQETVLLTDIPEVMTMSELPTNQKRKTFILARGAYDAPMKEPLSPHTPATVLAFDSTQYPANRLGLARWLLDKKNPLFSRVMVNRFWAMYFGKGLVSTIEDFGNQGALPTHPELLDWLAVYFRESGWNAKALHKKMVMSATYRQSSLTSKISQEIDPDNTLLSRAPSYRLSAEVIRDKILAASGLLTRKIGGPSVYPYQPAGIWEALATRNATSYTQSHGEDLYRRSLYTVWKRSSPPPSMLTFDVPDRYFCVVRRQKTSTPLQALILMNDPQYMEASRLLGERMMKEGGNTPEQRISFAFKALVGRHPRDKELNLLNKLYAEELADFQKQPQCALSLLSTGEYPVNKALNVPELAACSMVATTLINFEETVMKR, encoded by the coding sequence ATGAGAACAAAACGTTGGATAGAATACATAAAGTACGGTACTGGCTTTGTGGGTATGCTGCTGCTGGCATCCTGTACAGAATCTGTTCCCAAAGAGATTGAAATAGCCTACAATGCCTTGCCTGATAAGGTTGATTATAATCTGCATGTCAAACCATTGCTGTCGGATCGCTGCTTTGCCTGTCATGGACCAGACAAGAACAAACAAAAGGCAGGTTTGCGATTAGACACACCAGATGGTGCATTCAGTGAGCTACCTGAAAATAAGGGTAAACATGCCATTGTACCAGGTAATCTGTCGGAGAGCGAGGTAGTAAACAGGATCTTATCCAATGATCCCAAGTTTATGATGCCTACTCCAGAATCTCACCTGTCTCTAAATGAAGAAGAGAAAGCACTGATTGTTAAATGGATCAAACAAGGTGCCGAATACAAAACACATTGGTCATTAATTCCACCAGCTAAAACAGATCTGCCAGATATCAAGTTAAAAAACTGGCCTGTTAACGAAATTGATTTTTTTGTAGCAAGGAAGCTTGAAGAAAAAAAGCTTATACCTGCTCCTGAGGCAGACAAAGAAACACTTTTACGACGCGTATCACTGGACTTGACCGGCCTCCCCCCTACTCCTTCTGAAATTGATGCTTTTTTAGCAGATACATCCATACACGCTTATGAGAAAGTAGTGAATCGCTTACTTGCGTCTCCTCATTATGGCGAACGGATGGCATCCGACTGGCTGGATCTGGCCAGATATGCCGACACACACGGATATCAGGATGACGGCATGCGAAACTCTTTCCCATATAGAGACTGGGTCATACGAGCATTTAATCGCAATCTTTCGTTTGACCGATTCGTTACCTGGCAACTGGCGGGAGATTTACTTCCCAACCCGGATCAGGATAAGCTTATCGCTACCTCTTTTAACCGAAATCATCCTCAGAGTCAGGAAGGGGGTATTATTGATGAAGAATACAGAACCGAATATGTAGCAGATAGAGCGAATACGTTTGGAAAAGCCTTTCTGGGATTAACGATAGAGTGTGCCCGGTGTCATGATCATAAGTATGATCCGATTTCACAAAAAGATTATTACTCGCTGTTTGCCTTCTTTAATCAGAATAAGGAAAGTGGCATCATTCCTTACAATGGCGAAGCATCACCTTCTATCTTACTTCCTGATAAAGAAGTGAGTGCAAAGCTGGAAGCTATTCGTAAACAAATGGTTCCTCTGCTTGAAAAAGCAAATCCCAACCAACCTACATATAAAACAGCTTTTCAAGCCTGGCAATCTCAGTTACCAACCATTTCGAAGCTACCAGATATACACACAAAAGATTTACTGGTACATGTTTCTTTTGATACAGGGACAGACTCAACGTATACAAACGAAGTCAAAACTGATCTAAAGGCGTATAGTTCGGGAGACAAAGATAAACGACCCAGGCAAGTAAACGGGAAGTTTGGGACAGCCAGACAGCTAATAGGAGACTGTGGTATTGATCTGGCTGGCAAAATAGATCTTCAGCCAGACCCTAAAAAACGCTATTATACGGGTTTGAATTTTGAACGAAACCAGCCTTTTTCGGTCAGTTTATGGGTTAATGTACTCAAAAAAGGGATCAAAGGTCCAATCTTTAACCGGAACAACGGAGAATTTGAAGGATTTCGAGGATACGATGTATCACTTAATGCCGACGGAACATTAACTACTATATTCAGTTATGTATGGCCTGCCAACTGCATTGAAATCCGTACACAGGAAAGAGTTGGCGTAAATCAGTGGACAAACATTTTACTAACCTATGATGGCAGTGCAAAAGCCGAAGGGATAAGCTTGTATATCAATGGCAAACAGGCAACTACACAAGTTATTACTGATCATCTTACCAAAAGTATTCTGCATGGTCCGCATAACAGCAACTGGTCTTATATGCCTTTTGAGATTGGCAAAAATATGCGTGGGACTATAGCTGACATTCAGGTTGATGAACTACTTATTTACAAACGAAAGCTTACTCAGCCAGAGATAACCAAGCAGGCAACAGGGACAAATGCACTTTATCAAATTTTCACTACTCCTATAGAAAAACGTACACCCAAACAACAGGAGGCATTATTTGACTATTATTTATGGAACATAGATGAATCCTTTGCTTCATATCAACAAAAGCTAAGTGAATTGCGGCTTCAGGAAACAGTATTACTTACAGACATTCCTGAGGTGATGACCATGAGTGAGTTACCTACCAATCAAAAGCGCAAAACATTTATTCTGGCCAGAGGTGCTTATGATGCTCCAATGAAGGAACCACTTAGCCCTCATACACCCGCTACCGTTCTCGCATTTGACAGTACCCAATATCCGGCTAATCGATTGGGGTTGGCACGTTGGTTACTCGATAAAAAGAACCCGTTGTTTTCACGTGTCATGGTAAACAGATTCTGGGCTATGTATTTTGGCAAAGGGTTAGTTTCTACAATTGAAGACTTTGGCAATCAGGGTGCTTTACCAACACATCCCGAACTGCTGGACTGGCTGGCAGTCTATTTCCGGGAATCCGGCTGGAATGCCAAAGCGCTTCATAAAAAGATGGTGATGTCTGCCACATACAGGCAGTCTTCTTTGACATCTAAAATCAGTCAGGAAATTGATCCGGATAACACATTATTAAGCAGAGCTCCAAGTTATCGGTTGTCCGCAGAGGTAATTCGGGATAAAATACTAGCAGCCAGTGGGCTGCTGACCCGGAAAATTGGCGGTCCTAGTGTATATCCTTATCAGCCAGCAGGAATATGGGAAGCACTAGCCACACGTAATGCGACCAGTTATACACAAAGCCATGGCGAAGATTTGTACCGCAGAAGTCTGTATACTGTCTGGAAACGGAGCTCTCCTCCACCCTCTATGCTCACTTTTGATGTACCAGACCGGTATTTCTGTGTGGTTCGGCGTCAGAAAACCAGTACACCCTTACAGGCTCTGATTCTGATGAATGATCCGCAATATATGGAAGCATCCCGCTTATTGGGTGAACGGATGATGAAAGAAGGCGGGAACACACCAGAGCAACGTATCTCTTTTGCGTTTAAAGCATTGGTAGGCCGACACCCACGAGACAAAGAACTTAACTTGCTGAATAAACTATATGCTGAAGAACTGGCTGATTTTCAAAAACAGCCACAGTGTGCACTCAGTTTGCTAAGCACAGGTGAATATCCTGTAAATAAGGCACTCAATGTGCCTGAACTGGCAGCATGTAGCATGGTGGCTACTACGCTAATCAACTTCGAAGAGACTGTTATGAAACGTTAG